The following are from one region of the Methanomassiliicoccales archaeon LGM-DZ1 genome:
- the lysA gene encoding diaminopimelate decarboxylase: protein MAMRDFESRDGKMIFAGMNVEDIAKEFGTPVYVTDEQRVRENYRAVYSAFSKYMETEVHYACKANTNLAILSILRQEGAGIDAVSIGEVETCLKAGFDPSKIMYTGVFVSEEELKQVVETGVRINLDSVSEMEKLARIAPGTKVSFRITPGVGSGHGEKVITGNKGAKFGIPRDKVVETYLHALDIGLEPVGIHAHIGSGGQSVEPFVDEAEVLAELINQIDEAGIKLDFVDIGGGIGVPYKPNEDEMDLDGMASEVTDVFEQNTDVRKIIIEPGRYIVADSTVLLTACTDIKDAETKKYVGVDAGFNTLIRPAMYGSFHYIADGSKFGRACTSRYDIAGPLCESGDYLGHDRVLPEVEEGDIMVVYDAGAYGFTMASNYNSRPLPAEVLVNDGKAELIRERETPEEQWRHQKVPERLQR, encoded by the coding sequence ATGGCCATGCGCGATTTCGAGAGCCGGGACGGGAAGATGATCTTCGCCGGCATGAACGTGGAGGACATAGCGAAGGAGTTCGGCACGCCCGTGTACGTCACGGACGAGCAGAGGGTCCGGGAGAACTACAGGGCGGTCTACAGTGCTTTCTCCAAGTACATGGAGACCGAGGTCCACTACGCCTGCAAGGCGAACACCAATCTCGCGATACTGAGCATCCTCCGCCAGGAGGGCGCGGGGATCGACGCCGTCTCCATCGGGGAGGTGGAGACCTGCCTCAAGGCCGGGTTCGACCCCTCCAAGATCATGTACACCGGCGTGTTCGTGAGCGAGGAAGAGCTAAAGCAGGTCGTGGAGACGGGCGTCCGCATCAACCTCGACTCGGTTTCCGAGATGGAGAAGCTGGCCCGCATCGCCCCGGGCACCAAGGTGTCCTTCAGGATCACCCCCGGGGTCGGTTCCGGCCACGGCGAGAAGGTCATCACCGGCAACAAGGGGGCCAAGTTCGGCATCCCGAGGGACAAGGTCGTCGAGACCTACCTGCATGCGCTCGACATCGGGCTCGAGCCGGTCGGCATACACGCTCACATCGGGTCCGGCGGGCAGTCCGTCGAGCCGTTCGTCGACGAGGCGGAGGTCCTCGCCGAGCTCATCAACCAGATAGACGAAGCGGGCATCAAGCTGGACTTCGTGGACATCGGCGGCGGCATCGGCGTCCCGTACAAGCCCAACGAGGACGAGATGGACCTCGACGGAATGGCCTCGGAGGTCACCGACGTCTTCGAGCAGAACACCGACGTCAGGAAGATCATCATCGAGCCGGGGAGGTACATCGTCGCCGACTCGACCGTGCTGCTCACCGCCTGCACGGACATCAAGGACGCGGAGACGAAGAAGTACGTGGGGGTCGACGCCGGGTTCAACACCCTCATCCGCCCGGCCATGTACGGCTCGTTCCATTACATCGCCGACGGGAGCAAGTTCGGCAGGGCCTGCACCTCGAGGTACGACATCGCCGGCCCGCTCTGCGAGAGCGGAGACTATCTGGGACATGACCGCGTCCTGCCCGAGGTGGAGGAGGGCGACATCATGGTCGTCTACGACGCGGGCGCCTACGGGTTCACGATGGCGAGCAACTACAACAGCCGCCCGCTGCCCGCCGAGGTCCTGGTCAACGACGGAAAGGCCGAGCTGATCCGCGAGAGGGAGACCCCCGAGGAGCAGTGGAGGCACCAGAAGGTCCCGGAGAGGCTGCAGCGATGA
- a CDS encoding aminotransferase class I/II-fold pyridoxal phosphate-dependent enzyme, which yields MPVSYKQAERLQKLPPYLFVRLEKLAAAKRAEGVKMIDFGIGDPDLPCPGEIVRAMKKAADVNENQKYSSSQGEKDLREAIAEYYKKRFNAKIDPDANVCVTIGSKEAIFNIAQAFVNDGETIIAPAPGYPVYSGAASIFNNAVCEKVALKHENNWLLDVDDCPEHARMMYLNYPNNPTGAVADVDYLKKVMKWAGRNKTILAYDNAYCEMTFDGFRAPSVMQAGKNAIEFMSMSKTFCMTGFRLGFAVGHEDLVAGLTKCKGQIDSGAPIFIQKAAIAALQMYNDKGELKDAARKNIEEYGERRKVIVEGLRDLGYECDMPKGTFYVWFNCGRNSGDFTKDMIDKGVIVTPGTGFGSEEGYIRMAATKPIDQIEIALKRMGKKND from the coding sequence ATGCCGGTAAGCTACAAGCAGGCTGAAAGGCTCCAGAAGCTCCCTCCCTATCTGTTCGTGAGGCTGGAGAAGCTCGCCGCCGCCAAGAGGGCGGAGGGCGTGAAGATGATCGACTTCGGCATCGGGGACCCGGACCTCCCCTGCCCCGGCGAGATCGTCAGGGCGATGAAGAAGGCCGCCGATGTCAACGAGAACCAGAAATACTCCTCGTCCCAGGGCGAGAAGGACCTCAGGGAGGCCATCGCCGAATACTACAAGAAGAGGTTCAACGCGAAGATCGATCCCGACGCGAACGTCTGCGTGACGATCGGGTCCAAGGAGGCCATCTTCAACATCGCCCAGGCGTTCGTCAACGACGGCGAGACGATCATCGCCCCCGCGCCCGGCTACCCGGTCTACTCCGGCGCCGCCAGCATCTTCAACAACGCCGTCTGCGAGAAGGTCGCGCTGAAGCACGAGAACAACTGGCTCCTGGACGTCGATGACTGCCCCGAGCATGCGAGGATGATGTACCTCAACTACCCCAACAACCCCACCGGGGCAGTGGCGGACGTCGATTACCTCAAGAAGGTCATGAAGTGGGCCGGCAGGAACAAGACCATACTCGCCTACGACAACGCCTACTGCGAGATGACCTTCGACGGGTTCAGGGCGCCCTCGGTCATGCAGGCCGGGAAGAACGCCATCGAGTTCATGTCCATGTCCAAGACCTTCTGCATGACCGGCTTCAGGCTGGGCTTCGCGGTCGGCCACGAGGACCTCGTCGCAGGGCTCACCAAGTGCAAGGGGCAGATCGATTCCGGAGCGCCCATATTCATCCAGAAGGCCGCCATCGCCGCCCTGCAGATGTACAACGACAAGGGCGAGCTCAAGGACGCCGCCAGGAAGAACATCGAGGAGTACGGCGAGAGGAGGAAGGTCATCGTCGAGGGGCTCAGGGACCTCGGTTACGAGTGCGACATGCCCAAGGGGACCTTCTACGTCTGGTTCAACTGCGGCAGGAACTCCGGGGACTTCACCAAGGACATGATCGACAAGGGCGTCATCGTCACCCCGGGCACCGGTTTCGGGAGCGAGGAGGGCTACATCAGGATGGCCGCCACCAAGCCCATCGACCAGATCGAGATCGCGCTCAAGCGCATGGGCAAGAAGAACGACTGA
- the dapF gene encoding diaminopimelate epimerase, whose protein sequence is MKFWKYHGIGNDFIVLDCIHDPVPVDPAWAEQVCDRHFGIGADGVLYIQPGKDGSDITMTVVNSDSSIAEMCGNGIRCVAKHAADTGLAGPGEMKIMTGRGILSAKVSKDPEDDWVSRVQIDMGAPILDGRKVPVDFDGRFINQPFEAYGAKFRANAVSMGNPHFITFDPLSDSEIDRLGPLLEKHPFFPKKTNVEFAQVRDGKIYIRVYERGAAWTLACGTGACATTVAAALNGLVPFDTPVDVRLPGGWLKINASSKLDRVLMEGPAELVYEGNIEYLR, encoded by the coding sequence ATGAAGTTCTGGAAGTACCACGGGATCGGGAACGACTTCATCGTCCTGGACTGCATACACGACCCTGTCCCGGTGGACCCGGCCTGGGCGGAGCAGGTCTGCGACCGCCATTTCGGCATCGGCGCGGACGGCGTGCTCTACATCCAGCCCGGGAAGGACGGGTCCGACATCACCATGACCGTGGTGAACTCGGACTCCTCCATAGCGGAGATGTGCGGGAACGGGATCCGCTGCGTCGCCAAGCATGCGGCGGACACCGGCCTAGCGGGCCCCGGCGAGATGAAGATCATGACCGGCAGGGGAATCCTCAGCGCCAAGGTGTCCAAGGACCCGGAGGACGACTGGGTCTCCCGTGTGCAGATAGACATGGGCGCTCCCATCCTCGACGGCAGGAAGGTCCCGGTGGACTTCGACGGCCGTTTCATCAACCAGCCGTTCGAGGCGTACGGGGCCAAGTTCAGGGCGAACGCGGTATCCATGGGCAACCCCCATTTCATCACCTTCGACCCCCTGAGCGACTCCGAGATCGACCGCCTCGGCCCCCTGCTGGAGAAGCATCCGTTCTTCCCCAAGAAGACCAACGTCGAGTTCGCCCAGGTCAGGGACGGTAAGATATACATACGCGTGTACGAGAGAGGGGCGGCATGGACCCTGGCCTGCGGGACCGGGGCGTGCGCCACCACGGTGGCGGCCGCGCTGAACGGGCTGGTCCCGTTCGACACGCCCGTCGACGTCCGCCTCCCGGGCGGATGGCTCAAGATCAATGCCAGCTCCAAGCTGGACCGCGTCCTCATGGAGGGGCCGGCAGAGCTGGTCTACGAAGGAAACATAGAATATCTCAGGTGA
- a CDS encoding type II glyceraldehyde-3-phosphate dehydrogenase: protein MAKIKVGVNGYGTIGKRVATAVLAQDDMTLIGVSKTRPTFEAQTAVAAGIPLYVPAESIPAFDKAGIKVAGTIDDLIAASDIIVDCTPGTVGPEDKAKYEKAGKKAIFQGGEEHGLTGVSFNSTANYKDSWGMQFSRVVSCNTTALLRALSVLDRECKIKNAYVTIVRRAADPGDSKSGPINALEPSVSLPTHHGLDVKSVLPWLDITTMAIKASTTLMHIQAVVVRLGKEITTEEAVAMFAKMPRVRLISSKDGLKSTAQIMELARELGRSRSDMYEICVWSDGIKMVGDTLYYYQAVHQESDVIPENIDCIRSMFKMMEGPESVAKTNRALGIDH from the coding sequence ATGGCTAAGATAAAGGTCGGAGTCAACGGCTACGGAACGATCGGCAAGAGGGTCGCGACGGCGGTCCTGGCACAGGACGATATGACGCTCATCGGGGTGTCGAAGACGAGGCCCACGTTCGAGGCGCAGACGGCCGTCGCCGCCGGAATCCCCCTGTACGTCCCCGCTGAGAGCATCCCCGCCTTCGATAAGGCCGGGATCAAGGTCGCCGGGACCATCGACGACCTCATCGCCGCATCCGATATCATCGTGGACTGCACCCCCGGGACCGTGGGCCCGGAGGACAAGGCGAAATACGAGAAGGCCGGGAAGAAGGCCATATTCCAGGGCGGCGAGGAGCACGGCCTCACCGGCGTATCCTTCAACTCCACTGCGAACTACAAGGATTCGTGGGGGATGCAGTTCTCCCGCGTCGTGAGCTGCAACACCACCGCCCTCCTCAGGGCCCTCAGCGTCCTCGACAGGGAGTGCAAGATCAAGAACGCCTACGTCACCATCGTCCGCCGCGCGGCCGATCCCGGCGACAGCAAATCGGGGCCCATCAACGCCCTGGAACCGTCGGTGTCCCTCCCGACCCATCACGGGCTCGACGTCAAGTCCGTCCTCCCCTGGCTGGACATCACAACCATGGCGATCAAGGCCTCCACCACCCTCATGCACATCCAGGCCGTGGTGGTCAGGCTCGGCAAGGAGATCACCACCGAGGAGGCAGTCGCCATGTTCGCCAAGATGCCTCGCGTGAGGCTGATCTCCTCCAAGGACGGGCTCAAGAGCACCGCCCAGATCATGGAGCTGGCGCGCGAGCTCGGCCGCAGCAGGTCCGACATGTACGAGATCTGCGTCTGGTCGGACGGGATCAAGATGGTCGGCGACACCCTGTACTACTATCAGGCCGTCCACCAGGAGTCCGATGTCATCCCCGAGAACATCGACTGCATAAGGTCCATGTTCAAGATGATGGAGGGGCCCGAGTCCGTGGCCAAGACCAACAGGGCGCTCGGCATCGATCACTGA
- a CDS encoding nitroreductase family protein, which produces MEVLDAIKARRSIRKFEDRPIEKEKLDLIADAGRLAPSAMNEKRVRAVFAIDREEIGIIAEACDPFSWVSSAPCVIAVYADNDRTMKCGISSKVVDCSIALTNMMLEATALGLGTVWMGHFDSDMVKRALAIPEDAVLTAIMPVGYPAEEGTVREKAPREVFASFDAARSGE; this is translated from the coding sequence ATGGAAGTACTCGACGCGATCAAAGCCCGCAGGAGCATCAGGAAGTTCGAGGACAGGCCGATCGAGAAGGAGAAGCTCGACCTTATCGCCGACGCAGGCAGGCTGGCCCCGTCGGCCATGAACGAGAAGCGCGTCCGCGCCGTCTTCGCGATCGACCGGGAGGAGATCGGGATCATCGCCGAGGCCTGCGATCCCTTCTCCTGGGTCTCTTCGGCGCCCTGTGTCATCGCCGTCTATGCCGATAACGACAGGACCATGAAGTGCGGGATCAGCTCGAAGGTCGTCGACTGCTCCATCGCGCTCACGAATATGATGCTCGAGGCCACCGCGCTCGGCCTCGGCACCGTCTGGATGGGCCATTTCGATTCCGACATGGTCAAGCGCGCGCTCGCCATCCCAGAGGACGCCGTCCTGACAGCCATCATGCCGGTGGGATATCCTGCCGAGGAGGGCACCGTGAGGGAGAAGGCCCCCAGGGAGGTATTCGCATCGTTCGATGCCGCCCGCAGCGGAGAGTGA
- the dapA gene encoding 4-hydroxy-tetrahydrodipicolinate synthase: MYAESSKFKGTGTALVTPFKRDGTVDEEALRRLVDFQEENGVDMLLPCGSTGEAACLSREEHLNVIKIVIDQAKKAKVVAGAGSNCTREAIDLSMEAADMGADAILSICPYYNKPTQHGIYLHYMSIAEMAGIPVIVYNVPSRTGINIDSRTQIELAKIPGICGIKEACGNMEQVKSTLAGRPEGFNVLSGNDDMTFDMMRAGAEGVFSVASNCMPKQVSEMVRACRDGRFAEAEKMNDALMPMFKGLFCESNPIPIKYVMSHMGFGLNNPRLPLTPLSDKGMAVVDPLIDAYGL; encoded by the coding sequence ATGTACGCAGAGAGCAGCAAGTTCAAGGGAACCGGAACGGCGTTGGTGACCCCCTTCAAGAGGGACGGCACCGTGGACGAGGAGGCCCTCAGGAGGCTCGTCGATTTCCAGGAGGAGAACGGGGTGGACATGCTCCTGCCCTGCGGCTCCACCGGCGAGGCCGCCTGCCTCAGCAGGGAAGAGCACCTCAACGTCATCAAGATCGTCATAGACCAGGCGAAGAAGGCAAAGGTCGTTGCCGGGGCCGGCAGCAACTGCACCAGGGAGGCCATCGACCTCTCCATGGAGGCGGCCGACATGGGCGCCGACGCCATCCTCTCCATCTGCCCCTACTACAACAAGCCGACCCAGCACGGCATCTACCTGCATTACATGTCCATCGCGGAGATGGCCGGCATACCGGTGATCGTGTACAACGTCCCCAGCAGGACCGGGATCAACATCGACAGCAGAACCCAGATAGAGCTGGCGAAGATCCCCGGGATCTGCGGCATCAAGGAGGCCTGCGGGAACATGGAGCAGGTAAAGTCCACCCTCGCCGGGAGGCCCGAAGGGTTCAACGTCCTCTCCGGCAACGACGACATGACCTTCGACATGATGAGGGCGGGCGCGGAAGGAGTATTCTCTGTGGCGTCCAACTGCATGCCCAAGCAGGTGTCCGAAATGGTCAGGGCCTGCAGGGACGGCAGGTTCGCGGAAGCGGAGAAGATGAACGATGCCCTGATGCCGATGTTCAAGGGCCTGTTCTGCGAATCCAACCCCATACCCATCAAGTACGTTATGTCGCACATGGGATTCGGGCTGAACAACCCCAGGCTGCCCCTGACCCCCCTCTCCGACAAGGGGATGGCGGTCGTCGACCCCCTCATCGACGCCTACGGACTGTGA
- the dapB gene encoding 4-hydroxy-tetrahydrodipicolinate reductase, with protein sequence MAVRVAVAGATGRLGSIVCRLASEDPELELTGAVVSQNGGHVGEDVFGVKAVGPDRLGEVLGGCDVYVDLTSPEAAGPAIEAAAAAGCSVVIGTTAVPEKAISAMAREVASKRSSAVVSANFAVGVNVFWKLCGDMAGMLPGYDIEVIEMHHDRKKDAPSGTAAEAVRRLQAATAIQRVVYGRKGVVGPRQREIGVHSVRAGDIVGDHTVIFAANGEMLELTHRAISREVFARGCIVTIKWAAAHRDGKVHSMDEVLGLC encoded by the coding sequence TTGGCCGTCAGGGTGGCGGTGGCCGGTGCCACCGGCAGGCTCGGGAGCATCGTCTGCAGGCTCGCCTCCGAGGACCCGGAGCTCGAGCTCACGGGCGCGGTGGTCTCGCAGAACGGAGGGCACGTCGGCGAGGACGTCTTCGGCGTGAAGGCCGTGGGGCCCGACCGCCTGGGCGAGGTCCTCGGCGGATGCGATGTGTACGTCGACCTCACGTCGCCGGAGGCGGCAGGGCCCGCCATCGAGGCGGCGGCCGCGGCCGGATGCTCGGTGGTCATCGGCACCACCGCGGTCCCCGAGAAGGCCATCTCCGCGATGGCGAGGGAAGTTGCCTCCAAGAGGTCCTCCGCCGTGGTCTCGGCCAATTTCGCGGTAGGGGTCAACGTCTTCTGGAAGCTCTGCGGCGACATGGCCGGGATGCTCCCGGGATATGATATCGAGGTCATCGAGATGCACCACGACCGCAAGAAGGACGCCCCGTCCGGCACCGCCGCCGAGGCCGTCCGCAGACTCCAGGCCGCGACCGCCATCCAGCGCGTCGTCTACGGCAGGAAGGGCGTCGTCGGCCCGAGGCAGCGCGAGATCGGGGTCCACTCGGTCCGCGCCGGCGACATCGTGGGCGACCATACGGTCATCTTCGCCGCCAACGGCGAGATGCTGGAGCTCACCCACCGCGCCATATCGCGCGAGGTGTTCGCCAGAGGGTGCATAGTAACGATCAAGTGGGCCGCCGCCCACAGGGACGGCAAGGTCCACAGCATGGACGAGGTGCTCGGATTATGCTGA
- a CDS encoding Lrp/AsnC family transcriptional regulator gives MIDNLDKRILEIMKKDSRCPYVDIADQLGVSEGTVRSRVHKMTEDGVIRGFTIKTSSKNVKALVEVSIDVNTDTEEIARRMSEYDGVTEVFEVTGDQDIIAIVDVESTQNLNDIIEKVRKYDNVLSTRTRLILKEHFGEN, from the coding sequence ATGATAGACAACCTAGACAAGCGCATCCTCGAGATCATGAAGAAGGACTCCCGCTGCCCCTACGTGGACATAGCGGACCAGCTTGGCGTGTCCGAGGGGACGGTGAGGAGCAGGGTCCACAAGATGACCGAGGACGGAGTGATCCGCGGGTTCACCATCAAGACGAGCTCCAAGAACGTGAAGGCACTGGTCGAGGTCAGCATCGATGTCAACACCGACACCGAGGAGATAGCCAGGAGGATGTCGGAGTACGACGGGGTGACCGAGGTCTTCGAGGTCACCGGCGACCAGGACATAATCGCCATCGTGGACGTCGAGTCCACCCAGAACCTGAACGACATCATCGAGAAGGTGCGCAAGTACGACAACGTGCTGAGCACCAGGACCCGCCTAATCCTGAAGGAGCATTTCGGAGAGAATTGA
- a CDS encoding aspartate kinase, whose amino-acid sequence MLTVMKFGGTSVGSIEALERVAGIVLKTDGSKVVVTSAMSGITNFLVGLCEDIPGKRDEALATFEKKHLDVAKAMLNDEQYSAFLEEFRPRMEAFRRLLFDEYAMKDPYYRDNVTSQGERFSSLLLCHKLRALGHDSVALTAEDCGIRAVGSPLNGNADLVETERAMNINVMPYINRGFIPVITGFYGVKKDGLPLTFGRGGSDYAAAVIANALNADRLDIWTDVDGFMSADPRIVPHAVKIDEMSYTEAAELAYFGAKVLHPRTIEPVRRKHIPLWVRNSFKPEERGTLISQFRKPKNELLRSVAAKTDLSIISISSPEIAYRPEIVTRILAKISENNDAIYSISTTLSTVALLIHNNDVKDTLRKLNELESEDIERIDVTGDVALICCVGDNLLTTCGVSGEIFGAVKEAHANVQMISEGASDVSLNFVVPMAHVLDTIRILHKKFVEDGGNA is encoded by the coding sequence ATGCTGACAGTCATGAAGTTCGGAGGGACCAGCGTAGGTTCCATAGAGGCGCTCGAAAGGGTCGCCGGCATTGTTCTCAAGACGGACGGCTCGAAGGTAGTCGTCACCTCGGCCATGTCCGGGATAACCAACTTCCTCGTGGGGCTCTGCGAGGACATACCCGGGAAGAGGGACGAGGCCCTAGCCACGTTCGAGAAGAAGCATCTCGACGTCGCCAAGGCCATGCTCAACGACGAGCAGTACTCAGCCTTCCTGGAGGAGTTCAGGCCCAGGATGGAGGCGTTCCGCAGGCTCCTCTTCGACGAGTACGCCATGAAGGACCCCTATTACAGGGACAACGTGACCTCCCAGGGGGAGAGGTTCTCCTCCCTCCTGCTGTGCCACAAGCTCAGGGCGCTGGGGCATGACTCCGTCGCCCTCACCGCCGAGGACTGCGGCATCCGCGCCGTCGGCTCCCCCCTCAACGGGAACGCCGACCTGGTGGAGACCGAGAGGGCGATGAACATCAACGTGATGCCCTACATCAACCGCGGCTTCATCCCCGTGATCACCGGTTTCTACGGCGTCAAGAAGGACGGGCTCCCCCTGACCTTCGGCCGCGGCGGCTCCGATTACGCCGCAGCGGTCATCGCCAACGCCCTCAACGCCGACAGGCTCGACATCTGGACGGACGTCGACGGGTTCATGTCCGCCGACCCCAGGATCGTCCCCCATGCGGTCAAGATCGACGAGATGAGCTACACCGAGGCGGCCGAGCTCGCGTACTTCGGAGCCAAGGTCCTCCACCCGAGGACCATCGAGCCGGTCAGGAGGAAGCACATCCCCCTGTGGGTCAGGAACTCGTTCAAGCCCGAGGAGAGAGGCACCCTCATCTCCCAGTTCAGGAAGCCCAAGAACGAGCTGCTGCGCTCGGTGGCGGCCAAGACCGACCTGTCCATCATAAGCATCAGCTCCCCGGAGATCGCCTACCGGCCCGAGATCGTCACCAGGATCCTCGCCAAGATCTCCGAGAACAACGACGCCATCTACTCGATAAGCACCACCCTTTCGACCGTCGCCCTGCTCATCCACAACAACGATGTCAAGGATACTTTGAGAAAGCTCAACGAGCTCGAGAGCGAGGACATCGAGAGGATCGACGTGACCGGCGACGTGGCCCTCATCTGCTGCGTCGGCGACAACCTGCTCACCACCTGCGGCGTGTCCGGGGAGATCTTCGGCGCCGTCAAGGAAGCGCATGCCAACGTGCAGATGATAAGCGAGGGCGCGTCCGACGTGTCCCTCAATTTCGTAGTGCCCATGGCGCATGTGCTGGACACCATCAGGATACTGCACAAGAAGTTCGTCGAGGACGGAGGGAATGCATAA
- the pgk gene encoding phosphoglycerate kinase has product MEDTYNTLGDMNFRGKRVLLRVDINCPMDRQTLKIINDSRIRAVIPTIRELMGKRAKVVILAHQSRKGKWDFTDLSQHAAILARDLNAPVKYVDDVIGEKAVAAIKEVGEGEVLLLGNVRAIDSEVAKLDSVGHSKGEIVTALAPLFDIYVCDAFGAAHRSQCSLVGFEEVLPSASGRLMAKEMYALRTIFNNPRRPSVFILGGAKFGDIPHMIERVLGNGTADTVIVVGLAGNAFLMARGVDIGGASRVPLAEELTPENFARAKEVMAKFGQKILLPVDVAVEKDGKRVSVLTGDMADAGAALDIGDKSIEIFRKVIEQAKTSFMSGPAGMFEKPGFENGTKAIMNAMVDSKGLSVLGGGHTSAAAERFDLADSMSYVSTGGGALETFLLREPLPVIDALEKSREKFGNGQ; this is encoded by the coding sequence ATGGAGGACACGTACAACACGCTGGGCGACATGAACTTCCGCGGGAAGAGGGTTCTCCTCAGGGTTGACATCAACTGCCCGATGGACAGGCAGACCCTGAAGATCATCAACGACTCGAGGATCCGCGCGGTCATACCCACCATCAGGGAGCTCATGGGCAAGAGGGCCAAGGTGGTCATCCTGGCCCATCAGAGCAGGAAAGGCAAGTGGGACTTCACCGATCTGTCCCAGCACGCTGCGATCCTGGCGAGGGACCTCAACGCCCCCGTGAAGTATGTGGACGATGTCATCGGCGAGAAGGCGGTCGCCGCCATCAAGGAGGTCGGCGAGGGGGAGGTCCTCCTCCTCGGCAACGTCAGGGCCATAGACTCGGAGGTCGCCAAGCTCGATTCCGTGGGGCATTCCAAAGGCGAGATCGTCACCGCCCTCGCCCCGCTCTTCGACATCTACGTCTGCGACGCTTTCGGCGCCGCCCACAGGTCCCAGTGCTCCCTGGTCGGCTTCGAGGAGGTCCTTCCCTCCGCTTCCGGCCGGCTGATGGCCAAGGAGATGTATGCCCTCAGGACCATCTTCAACAACCCCCGCCGCCCGTCCGTTTTCATCCTCGGAGGGGCCAAGTTCGGGGACATCCCGCACATGATCGAGAGGGTCCTCGGCAACGGCACCGCGGACACCGTCATCGTGGTCGGGCTCGCCGGCAACGCCTTCCTCATGGCGAGGGGCGTCGACATAGGCGGGGCCTCCAGGGTCCCGCTGGCGGAGGAGCTCACCCCCGAGAACTTCGCCCGTGCCAAAGAGGTCATGGCCAAGTTCGGCCAGAAGATCCTCCTGCCGGTGGATGTGGCCGTCGAGAAGGACGGGAAGAGGGTCTCCGTGCTCACCGGCGACATGGCCGACGCGGGAGCGGCGCTGGACATCGGCGACAAGTCGATCGAGATCTTCCGGAAGGTCATCGAGCAGGCGAAGACCTCGTTCATGAGCGGCCCCGCCGGCATGTTCGAGAAGCCCGGCTTCGAGAACGGCACCAAGGCCATCATGAACGCCATGGTCGACAGCAAGGGGCTCTCCGTCCTGGGCGGAGGGCACACGTCGGCCGCCGCCGAGAGGTTCGACCTCGCGGATTCGATGTCCTACGTGAGCACTGGCGGAGGCGCCCTGGAGACCTTCCTGCTCAGGGAGCCCCTGCCGGTCATCGATGCCCTGGAGAAGTCCAGGGAGAAGTTCGGGAACGGTCAGTGA